The following is a genomic window from Candidatus Hydrogenedentota bacterium.
ACCTTCTTGCCCAAGGCGAGATCTACGGCTATGACCTCGTCAAGCACTTGGCAAAAGTCAAGGGGCTGGTCGTCACGGAGGGCACCGTCTATCCGCTCATGTCACGCTTGAAGCGCATGGGCCTGGTGAAAACAAGGCTCGTCGAATCCACGAGCGGGCCTGTCCGCAAGTACTACACGCTATCCGCCGAGGGGCGCAAAATGCGCGCCACCATGAACGCCCACTGGGATGATTTAACGCGAGGCGTGGCATTGCTGCGCAGCGAAGGGGAGGAACAGTCATGAGCGAGTGGACACCGGATGCCAGAGAATACCTCGACGGGTACCTTGCCCAGGTGCGCGTTCTGGCGCGCCAAGATGGGGAAGATGGCGACGAGATAGCCGCGGAACTTCGCGAGCACATCGAGCGCGAAGCCGAGGAATCATCGGGGTCCGTCGTTACGCTCGAGCAACTGCG
Proteins encoded in this region:
- a CDS encoding PadR family transcriptional regulator; amino-acid sequence: MGNKPEPVDVENWTTQLRRGVLELSILNLLAQGEIYGYDLVKHLAKVKGLVVTEGTVYPLMSRLKRMGLVKTRLVESTSGPVRKYYTLSAEGRKMRATMNAHWDDLTRGVALLRSEGEEQS